From the Bacillus tuaregi genome, one window contains:
- a CDS encoding IS110 family RNA-guided transposase: MNPVVGLDVAKGESQIQMFLDKKMPYKNSVKVEHTVEGLKELHSYLLDLERQAGMKPPVVLESTGHYHAPVVQFLEAREYIVIIVNPLVSYRAKSSSLRKTKTDAIDAYHLGELYYKEDLEPQKKRGVQLLNLRHLTRQHENMTGIMVQTKLQFQAVLDQVFPEYKGVFGDLYAEVSLKTLQTFPTSESVLKAGVEEIAQFIDRHCKARSFNWAHKKAEGLIAAAERNPFQSTLYQSLLVSLNMYIDLLQAYHQQLSTLEREIDKLAVQLEEYELLQTIPGVGEKIAATIISEIGEIDRFSHPKKLVAFAGLDPSVFESGRFKGTKNHITKRGSARLRHMLFTAVRCSIRDSRKKKTTDETIARNKRLRAFYDLKREEGKPYKVAIIACANKLLHWIYAMLKTKTPFQETI, translated from the coding sequence ATGAATCCAGTTGTTGGTCTGGATGTCGCTAAAGGTGAAAGTCAGATTCAAATGTTCTTGGATAAAAAGATGCCCTATAAAAACAGTGTGAAGGTTGAACATACGGTGGAAGGTCTAAAAGAGTTACACTCTTATTTACTCGATTTAGAGCGTCAAGCAGGGATGAAACCACCTGTCGTTTTGGAGTCAACAGGTCACTATCATGCCCCAGTTGTACAGTTTTTAGAAGCAAGAGAGTACATTGTGATTATCGTAAATCCATTGGTATCCTACCGGGCAAAAAGTTCTAGCTTACGAAAAACCAAAACAGATGCCATTGATGCTTATCACTTAGGCGAACTGTATTACAAGGAGGATTTAGAGCCTCAGAAAAAGCGTGGTGTTCAGTTATTAAATCTTCGGCATCTGACAAGACAACATGAAAATATGACGGGAATTATGGTTCAAACAAAGCTTCAATTTCAAGCTGTGTTAGATCAAGTATTTCCAGAGTATAAAGGTGTTTTTGGCGATTTGTATGCCGAGGTTTCATTAAAAACTTTACAAACCTTCCCTACCTCGGAGTCCGTCTTAAAAGCTGGTGTGGAGGAAATTGCACAATTTATTGATAGGCATTGTAAAGCACGTTCATTTAATTGGGCGCATAAAAAAGCAGAAGGATTAATCGCAGCTGCAGAACGCAATCCATTTCAGTCAACGCTATATCAAAGCCTTCTAGTCAGTCTGAATATGTATATTGATTTACTTCAAGCGTACCACCAACAACTTTCTACGTTGGAGCGTGAGATTGATAAGTTGGCGGTACAACTTGAAGAATATGAACTACTCCAAACAATTCCCGGTGTAGGTGAAAAAATCGCTGCCACGATTATTTCTGAAATCGGAGAAATTGATCGGTTTAGTCATCCCAAAAAGTTAGTTGCCTTTGCAGGACTTGACCCTAGTGTTTTTGAATCAGGTCGCTTTAAAGGTACGAAGAATCATATTACTAAACGAGGCTCTGCAAGGCTTCGCCACATGCTTTTTACAGCAGTTCGGTGTTCCATTCGAGATAGTCGTAAAAAGAAAACAACTGATGAAACCATTGCACGAAATAAGCGATTACGTGCCTTCTACGATTTAAAACGTGAAGAAGGTAAGCCTTATAAAGTAGCCATTATTGCATGTGCTAATAAACTTTTACACTGGATTTATGCGATGTTAAAAACGAAAACACCATTCCAAGAAACTATTTAA